From a single Hypanus sabinus isolate sHypSab1 chromosome 7, sHypSab1.hap1, whole genome shotgun sequence genomic region:
- the LOC132397512 gene encoding transcription factor HES-7.1-like: MKMATESTGLKEVKKLLKPLVEKRRRDRMNRSLDQLKTFLLKHTHNETFRNGKMEKAEILEMTVQYLKTATLPNFQGHGSGIPRLNYQAGFQECLLQVTTFVQSCASINAQAKSSLMERLADFVDQPRAESQSGQQVNCGSARRAAAGACDTWPGHTSTLRPLAVVPGVAINRQTQQSSRLLASQGTPLQQAQNPVSAQTGNHELVRQGCAHFGEFPQKVMGWQGPVCEQQSSSKVTVPHSVWRPWP, translated from the exons ATGAAGATGGCAACTGAATCCACTGGTTTAAAGGAAGTTAAAAAG CTGTTAAAACCCTTGGTGGAGAAGCGGAGGCGAGATCGAATGAACCGCAGCTTGGATCAGCTCAAAACTTTTCTATTGAAACACACCCATAACGAG ACTTTCCGGAATGGTAAAATGGAGAAGGCTGAAATCTTAGAAATGACAGTCCAGTATCTGAAGACAGCGACACTCCCAAATTTCCAGG GGCACGGCTCGGGGATCCCGCGGCTCAACTACCAGGCCGGGTTTCAGGAGTGCCTCTTGCAGGTGACTACCTTTGTCCAGAGCTGTGCTTCCATCAACGCGCAGGCCAAGAGCAGCCTGATGGAGCGGCTGGCTGACTTTGTGGACCAACCAAGGGCGGAGAGCCAGAGCGGCCAGCAGGTCAACTGTGGGAGCGCTCGGAGAGCGGCTGCGGGGGCGTGCGACACATGGCCCGGGCACACCTCCACCTTGAGGCCGCTGGCCGTAGTACCGGGGGTCGCTATTAATCGCCAAACACAGCAAAGTTCGCGCCTCCTGGCAAGCCAAGGCACCCCATTACAGCAGGCACAGAACCCGGTCAGTGCCCAAACTGGGAACCACGAACTCGTTCGGCAGGGTTGCGCACACTTTGGGGAATTCCCCCAGAAAGTGATGGGCTGGCAAGGCCCCGTCTGTGAACAACAGAGTTCCAGCAAAGTGACTGTACCACACAGCGTTTGGAGACCCTGGCCTTAA